In Cryptococcus decagattii chromosome 1, complete sequence, the sequence TAAAGTTCCAAGGAAAAAACGATACATTTTTATGTACATCCAGAAGGTGGCTAAGCTTTAAGAACATTCCTCAGCTTCTCAAGGAAGAGGTCGGCGTGAGATTGCTCAAATACCCTTTTTTGTTGATTAGCAAGCGATAACACTTAGTTCATTTTACTTACAGCATAGGCCTTAATCTCACAGACTGCGAGCCGCAAGCACCAAGGTTAACTCCTTGAAGACGCATTTGGACGATGAATCTACAGTAATCAGCGCTATAACCTTCATGTCATCGTTCGATAAGCTCACTCGTCACGCTCTTTCGGTGATGGCAAGTCAAAAGCGATAAAGGTACCTTGCCTAAAAGACGATGTTAGCCGTCGAAACTCGTAAGAAAGCATAGATGCTATGATTTACCCTTTGCCTCGAAGGTTGAGGATCTTGCCACTAGCTTCGTATTGCTCTAGGTTTTCGTAGATATAATCTCCCACAAGAGTGACGTTCTTAATAAGACTGTCGCGCTCAATCACCTTGAACATCTCCCGAGCTTGAAGGGCTCGGATAGGATCGCCCTGAACAGTCAGCCCAGATTCGATGTCTTCTAACTCACCATCCACGTGTTATAAGCTTGGTAGGCAAAAGGTGCTCGGGTAGACAAGTTATGGTAAAAGCCGGATGCCTGAGCCTTCTTACTGAAGGTCACAAAGTCCGCAGGCTCCTCAAGTTCCCATTTTTCATGCGCCCAGAACGAGCCGGTAGCTCCTACGCCTGTTTGGACCTCATCGACAATGAAGTAGATGTCATGCTTCTTGGCGATCCGGCGAAGCTTTCGGAAGTAGTCCGCAGAGGCATGACGATCACCGCCTTCTGATTGGATAGGCTCAATAATCATTGCCACAATCGGTTTCTTGTTGGACCAGACTCGAATTGTCTCCTCTACGTGAGCCAAAGCTGCTGCTTCGGCCTTCTGATTGTGCTCAACGT encodes:
- a CDS encoding 4-aminobutyrate aminotransferase; protein product: MLTRSLQSTVHTFARRRYATASIAAAARLVPGQPQKPAVVTSTIPGPKGKELSAAIGKFQDPRAHTLVADYNKSCGNYLVDADGNVLLDMFAQIATEGALKASFLSYQAKRRGNRPFSDEEIETVLENQSPGSPELSVLSFKGGFHGRNLGSLSLTRSKPIHKLDMPAFEWPACQFPDIKYPLAENVEHNQKAEAAALAHVEETIRVWSNKKPIVAMIIEPIQSEGGDRHASADYFRKLRRIAKKHDIYFIVDEVQTGVGATGSFWAHEKWELEEPADFVTFSKKAQASGFYHNLSTRAPFAYQAYNTWMVIERDSLIKNVTLVGDYIYENLEQYEASGKILNLRGKGQGTFIAFDLPSPKERDEFIVQMRLQGVNLGACGSQSVRLRPMLVFEQSHADLFLEKLRNVLKA